Proteins from one Lacrimispora sphenoides genomic window:
- a CDS encoding helix-turn-helix domain-containing protein — protein sequence MGLSYNDLSLLRYIQKRQRISLSKVALQFQKDEISIRRTIERINLFSHKPLVEIQKGFCLSPLNYKEFVDFIQQITMTDYNSSYIERIRIMIVTIFFDGYVNASSLYENWGLSLTTKKQDTAHLRQFLSGHGLSLVTLKKKGLTIEGDELQLRFLVIDILHPLLEFTPENRIAVRKANTPLEKQCYDLANTDLQSVSHQAVERLNFFLTEYNLSLNYPSKKFLLLFICIMEIRPVDESMKFCYRLPLAPLNIRFVDDIKENRLYNVAFSMMNFSRSLDFPFDKRLWYTTEQFTEQVVSHLKHPFTIQEEFINELYNYLYREITLDHFHCTFVDKTVENTKEQFSDLYDTVRKYEVYFKASYNFSFMDEHLSTLTLMVQKHILRNRTINRQYKKIVVMTSINFERVSFFLEQIKEYVELQWMGTLNINEIHRLKDLDYDYIFCFSSRIFNILHAHNLPVIRMNFFVDSSDMKTLLANGFSTRKHRFLTTSFVSEIGGKSESEIEAYLKENYGDYFV from the coding sequence ATGGGATTAAGCTACAATGATTTAAGCCTGCTGCGGTACATACAAAAAAGACAGCGCATTTCCCTTTCAAAGGTTGCCCTGCAGTTTCAAAAGGATGAAATATCCATACGCCGGACCATCGAGCGGATCAACCTTTTCTCCCACAAGCCCCTGGTGGAAATACAAAAGGGCTTCTGCCTAAGCCCCCTAAACTACAAAGAATTTGTGGATTTTATCCAGCAGATCACCATGACTGACTATAACAGTTCCTACATCGAGCGGATCCGCATCATGATCGTGACCATTTTTTTCGACGGTTATGTCAATGCTTCTTCTCTATATGAAAACTGGGGACTTTCCCTGACCACAAAAAAGCAGGATACCGCCCATTTAAGGCAATTCCTGTCCGGGCACGGTCTCAGCCTTGTGACCTTAAAGAAAAAGGGGCTTACCATTGAAGGCGATGAACTGCAGCTTCGGTTTCTTGTTATCGACATCCTTCATCCCTTGTTAGAGTTTACGCCGGAAAACCGGATTGCGGTCCGCAAGGCCAATACTCCCCTGGAAAAACAATGCTACGATCTGGCAAATACCGATCTTCAGTCCGTCTCCCATCAGGCAGTGGAACGGCTGAACTTCTTTTTAACAGAATACAATCTGTCTTTAAACTATCCTTCCAAAAAGTTTCTACTGCTGTTTATCTGTATCATGGAGATCCGGCCTGTTGACGAATCCATGAAATTTTGTTACCGCCTGCCCTTGGCGCCATTAAATATCCGCTTTGTTGATGACATCAAGGAAAACAGGCTGTACAATGTGGCCTTCAGCATGATGAACTTTTCCCGCAGTCTGGATTTCCCTTTTGACAAGCGGCTGTGGTATACCACCGAGCAATTTACGGAGCAGGTGGTGAGTCATTTAAAGCACCCTTTTACCATCCAGGAAGAATTCATCAATGAGCTTTACAACTATCTATACCGGGAAATCACCCTGGATCACTTTCATTGCACGTTTGTGGACAAGACCGTAGAAAATACGAAAGAACAGTTTTCAGACCTGTATGATACTGTCAGAAAGTACGAGGTGTACTTTAAAGCTTCCTATAATTTTTCTTTCATGGATGAGCATCTTTCTACCCTGACCCTGATGGTGCAAAAGCACATCCTACGCAACCGTACCATAAACCGCCAGTATAAGAAAATCGTTGTGATGACCAGCATCAACTTTGAACGGGTCAGTTTTTTCCTGGAACAAATTAAGGAATACGTGGAACTGCAGTGGATGGGGACCTTAAACATTAACGAAATCCACAGACTGAAAGACTTGGATTATGATTATATCTTTTGCTTCTCATCCCGGATTTTTAATATCCTTCATGCTCATAACCTTCCTGTCATCCGCATGAATTTCTTTGTAGACAGCAGTGATATGAAAACCCTTCTGGCAAACGGCTTTTCTACACGGAAGCACCGTTTCCTGACCACCAGCTTTGTTTCGGAAATCGGAGGAAAAAGCGAATCTGAAATAGAAGCATATTTGAAAGAAAATTACGGAGATTATTTTGTGTGA